A genomic segment from Nicotiana tabacum cultivar K326 chromosome 9, ASM71507v2, whole genome shotgun sequence encodes:
- the LOC107828960 gene encoding RING-H2 finger protein ATL13 has translation MSWVFIKIQESSVLSPSNQPLFLLQPPPPLPLTPFSTHDSSGSNGGLFNLNNKVSPSILLVIIILAIIFFISGLLHLLVRFLLRPTNRDPDELDNVTALQGQLQQLFHLHDSGVDQSFIDTLPVFNYKSIIGVKDPFDCAVCLCEFEPEDKLRLLPKCSHAFHMECIDTWLLSHSTCPLCRASLLPDFSSSNNNHTCSPIVFVLESGSESSRENIVQNSHEFGSLRRNNSISRLSLSSHFEEINVQDVVVAKTCDEIQGKVEEVEKVVQVKLGKFKNVEPQESEEGSSNNIDSRRCFSMGSFAYVLDETTSLHVPIRKTPTKKSSNMKPNMPPLTPGHRQAMSECGCDSRREFNGFEGFKFAENSMQNNINVNENKILENGSCKRESFSVSKIWLRGKKDENNNSRRAFSFRFPVSRNIPAAAVSGGSVAAKNSGGGDGGGSRRTISEIDIGTWEKNGGCDEENQCYNRLEFQPKTPSFARRTLLWLMGKQNKVVHSSFSSNL, from the coding sequence ATGAGTTGGGTTTTTATTAAAATTCAAGAAAGTAGTGTTCTTTCTCCATCAAATCAACCACTTTTCCTCCttcaaccaccaccaccactcCCCTTAACACCATTTTCTACACATGATTCTAGTGGTAGTAATGGTGGTCTTTTCAATTTGAATAACAAAGTAAGTCCAAGTATACTTCTTGTTATCATAATTCTTGCAATTATCTTCTTCATTTCTGGTTTACTTCACTTACTTGTTAGATTCTTATTAAGGCCAACAAATAGAGATCCAGATGAATTAGACAATGTAACAGCACTTCAAGGTCAATTACAACAACTTTTTCACTTACATGATTCTGGTGTTGATCAATCTTTTATTGATACACTACCTGTATTCAATTACAAATCAATTATTGGTGTAAAAGATCCTTTTGATTGTGCTGTTTGTTTGTGTGAATTTGAGCCAGAAGATAAGCTTAGATTGCTCCCTAAATGTAGCCATGCTTTTCATATGGAGTGTATTGACACTTGGCTTTTGTCTCATTCAACTTGTCCTCTTTGTAGAGCTAGTTTATTGCCTGATTTCTCTTCATCAAATAACAACCATACTTGTTCTCCTATTGTCTTTGTTCTTGAATCTGGTAGTGAAAGTTCAAGggaaaatattgttcaaaataGTCATGAATTTGGATCATTGAGAAGAAATAATTCAATTTCAAGACTAAGTTTAAGTTCCCATTTTGAGGAAATTAATGTCCAAGATGTTGTTGTGGCAAAAACTTGTGATGAAATTCAAGGAAAAGTTGAGGAAGTTGAAAAAGTTGTACAAGTGAAGTTAGGAAAATTCAAGAATGTAGAGCCACAAGAAAGTGAAGAAGGAAGTAGTAATAATATTGATTCAAGAAGATGTTTTTCAATGGGATCATTTGCTTATGTATTAGATGAAACTACATCTTTACATGTTCCAATTAGAAAAACACCAACAAAAAAGAGTTCAAACATGAAGCCAAATATGCCACCTTTGACACCAGGTCATAGACAAGCAATGTCTGAATGTGGTtgtgattcaagaagagaattcAATGGATTTGAGGGATTCAAATTTGCTGAAAATTCCATGCAAAACAACATTAATGTCAATGAAAACAAGATTCTTGAAAATGGGAGTTGTAAAAGAGAGAGCTTTTCAGTTTCCAAGATTTGGTTAAGGGGAAAAaaggatgaaaataataattcaagaagggCTTTTTCTTTTCGGTTTCCGGTTAGCCGAAATATTCCAGCCGCGGCGGTTTCAGGCGGCTCCGTCGCGGCTAAGAATAGTGGTGGTGGTGATGGTGGTGGTAGTAGGAGGACTATTTCAGAGATTGATATTGGTACATGGGAAAAAAATGGAGGATGTGATGAAGAAAATCAATGCTACAATAGATTGGAATTTCAACCAAAAACACCATCTTTTGCAAGGAGAACTCTTCTTTGGCTTATGGGAAAACAAAACAAAGTTGTACACTCTTCTTTCTCATCAAATCTCtag